One stretch of Monomorium pharaonis isolate MP-MQ-018 chromosome 10, ASM1337386v2, whole genome shotgun sequence DNA includes these proteins:
- the LOC105837703 gene encoding uncharacterized protein LOC105837703, protein MQSRLFSGAPFDSQSPPPRHAARMFLLAIVCGGFVLGEVGAQYHGDPDHIVYPGPVDVRSRALEYPDGPAGSSVDDSDTPIPLDLANRLNSIDTMEEFMELLHGVPQSEKSIATFANRFAGEERSNAVMPTPAKCMPELQLVSLKLDDDPSTFVFPLCTRIKRCGGCCISPLLSCQPTATEMRNFEVIVSSVKNMEYRGRRIVPVEEHTKCKCDCKIKEEHCNDRQHYEPHNCRCICSNIDEEQKCKSDDMKIWNSTLCTCSCRNIEPCTTGYYFNPNTCRCGPIMFSRPVNRFATTNYNFTNRRSENRRPVIIPLDPSDPRRKHKEDPEYK, encoded by the exons ATGCAATCACGGCTGTTCAGCGGCGCGCCGTTTGACAGCcagtcgccgccgccgcgtcaTGCCGCGAGGATGTTCCTCCTCGCGATCGTCTGCGGCGGATTCGTCCTGGGCGAAGTCGGCGCGCAGTACCACGGTGATCCCGATCACATCGTCTACCCTGGACCAGTCGACGTGAGATCGAGGGCCCTCGAGTACCCTGATGGGCCCGCGGGGAGCTCCGTGGACGACAGCGATACGCCG ataccaCTCGATTTAGCGAATAGATTAAATTCGATAGATACGATGGAAGAATTTATGGAGCTTCTTCACGGTGTTCCACAAAGCGAAAAGAGTATTGCAACGTTTGCCA ATAGATTTGCAGGCGAGGAGCGATCGAACGCGGTGATGCCGACGCCGGCCAAGTGCATGCCCGAGCTGCAGCTCGTCTCCCTAAAACTGGACGACGATCCTTCGACGTTCGTCTTCCCACTCTGCACACGGATCAAAAGATGCGGCGGCTGTTGCATTAGCCCTCTGCTCTCGTGTCAACCAACAGCGACGGAGATGCGAAACTTCGAG GTGATCGTGTCGTCGGTGAAGAATATGGAGTACCGGGGTCGGCGAATCGTGCCAGTGGAGGAGCACACTAAATGCAAGTGCGACTGCAAAATCAAGGAGGAG CACTGCAACGACAGGCAGCACTACGAGCCGCACAACTGCAGATGCATCTGCAGCAACATCGACGAGGAGCAGAAGTGCAAAAGTGACGACATGAAGATCTGGAACTCGACGCTCTGCACCTGTTCGTGCAGAAACATTGAGCCATGCACCACCGGATACTACTTCAATCCCAACACCTGCAG ATGTGGACCGATAATGTTCTCTAGACCAGTAAACAGGTTTGCAACTACGAATTACAATTTCACTAATCGTCGGTCGGAAAACAGGCGACCCGTCATAATTCCCTTGGACCCGTCGGATCCCAGGAGGAAACACAAGGAGGATCCTGAATACAAGTGA
- the LOC105837692 gene encoding uncharacterized protein LOC105837692, with translation MANKRIQAISIANRYFILADGMIPGLKDHLAEQVVLKWFGQVIKGRENVANFILFNKMKVFHMFSDIMPISGISCGNKQSKRKIKRSIDQNGKCETYTNNYLREAPGSSSHETEMSTTHENGKDYDQMSNSNDAAIMHEANECEHEFDLLEKNILDKLKVLMNEDDEKNVAIDVNQDEFIANATAENDLYNLFEPKIMSQHIVEKIQNINRIKLKEEMAPTIRVINRECGQGDGPVTAEANATKYLKANGEIQFVRMAAQTDSLSLYHRAKLGKKKFWKQQCILQIAYSLTDNSPIVAKKCYDSQESAYSAQVSNLSAKVHHDADKVQKSKLLSLEEAIRASNTLIRDVNNFGGYLQPLNFSEDRDNFLKTFQAEIKDRNVHFCANYVNNKLIFDCPNRRPFKAICQIHEIVYTTVRELHSQGNACNTEETAQVKNKTITQVAAE, from the exons ATGGCCAACAAACGTATTCAAGCAATCTCAATTGCAaatcgttattttatattggcCGATGGAATGATTCCCGGTTTAAAAGACCATCTCGCAGAGCAGGTAGTACTTAAATGGTTCGGACAGGTGATTAAGGGAAGAGAAAACGTAGCTAATTTTATACTGTTCAATAAAATGAAAGTCTTTCACATGTTTTCCGATATTATGCCAATTTCGGGTATCTCTTGCGGAAACAAACAGTCGAAACG GAAGATAAAACGGTCCATAGATCAAAACGGTAAATGCGAAACCTACACGAACAATTATTTACGCGAAGCACCGGGTAGTTCTTCACACGAGACTGAAATGTCAACGACCCATGAAAATGGCAAGGATTATGATCAGATGAGCAATTCGAACGATGCGGCTATCATGCATGAAGCAAATGAATGCGAACATGAATTTGATTTGctcgaaaaaaatatattggacaaattaaaagtattaatgaACGAAGACGACGAGAAAAATGTCGCTATCGATGTGAATCAAGATGAATTTATTGCGAATGCAACAGCCGAGAACGATCTCTATAATCTTTTCGAGCCCAAGATTATGTCTCAGCACATCGTCGAGAAGATACAGAACATTAATaggataaaattgaaagaggaAATGGCACCAACCATCAGAGTCATCAACAGAGAGTGTGGTCAAGGAGATGGACCTGTTACTGCTGAAGCTAACGCGACTAAGTACCTGAAAGCGAATGGAGAAATACAATTTGTACGAATGGCTGCACAAACAG aTTCTTTGTCCTTATATCATCGGGCAAAActagggaaaaaaaaattctggaaACAACAATGTATACTGCAGATCGCGTATTCTTTAACTGATAACTCGCCGATAGTTGCTAAAAAATGTTACGATTCTCAGGAAAGTGCTTATTCTGCTCAAGTTTCAAACCTTTCGGCTAAAGTACACCACGATGCAGATAAAgtacaaaaaagtaaattgttaAGTTTGGAAGAGGCAATCCGAGCTAGTAATACGTTAATACGGGATGTAAATAATTTCGGTGGTTATCTGCAACCCTTAAACTTTTCAGAGGATcgcgacaattttttaaaaactttccaAGCCGAAATAAAAGACCGCAATGTGCATTTTTGCGCGAATTACGTGaacaataaattgatttttgattGTCCAAATAGAAGACCATTTAAAGCCATATGTCAAATCCACGAGATTGTTTATACCACAGTCAGGGAATTGCACAGTCAGGGAAATGCATGTAATACAGAAGAAACGGCCcaagtgaaaaataaaactatcaCACAAGTTGCAGCTGAATGA